The Phragmites australis chromosome 15, lpPhrAust1.1, whole genome shotgun sequence genome window below encodes:
- the LOC133892213 gene encoding protein FAR1-RELATED SEQUENCE 3-like translates to MKEKAPLNIITDQDGAMRSAIEHVFPLANHRNCRWHIMNKAAGTVGPLLKEDKELEDEFKDCINYSVMPEEFEEKWQSMIQKHGLQDNKHFGHLYSIRQSFVPAYYMHCFFPFLQSVQRSEGFNAVLKLYVSPNLSILDFVKQYQKIQDKCLVAQDGQDFRTDDKTRNTRSKNPIEKHASTVYTKNIFYRFSKEFEKIEEYFVQHIGDYQFKLVPNDKFVDGYGTRFGVKKLPDRYIMERWKQQEMTVGTNANANLQADVGTSGMLLQNQKAIRFSNLASTLTKFAREGSNSEDAYEIVTKHIGMMRSKLEDLKKKKKKRTRCNEISANTIAGALNNPSTPHVTNAHMTAASAPLTTATSVAASTTAMSSHTGLRTIGTNLHDPSIPSNSRKVKNPQRSVIKGRKKSKRLSNGMNAQPKRRNQGSICHSNKHIGPKCPNKIEKRVPNAEMQVFT, encoded by the exons ATGAAAGAGAAAGCTCCGTTGAATATTATTACTGATCAAGATGGTGCTATGAGAAGTGCAATTGAACATGTGTTCCCACTTGCAAATCATAGGAACTGTCGATGGCACATAATGAATAAAGCAGCGGGTACTGTAGGTCCGTTACTTAAGGAAGATAAAGAGTTAGAGGACGAATTCAAGGACTGTATAAACTACAGTGTCATGCCGGAAGAGTTTGAGGAAAAGTGGCAATCTATGATTCAAAAGCATGGCTTGCAGGACAACAAGCATTTTGGGCATTTGTATAGCATCCGACAGAGTTTTGTGCCAGCGTACTATATGCATTGCTTCTTCCCGTTCCTCCAATCCGTGCAAAGAAGTGAAGGTTTTAACGCAGTGTTGAAGTTGTATGTCAGCCCAAACTTATCAATACTGGACTTTGTCAAGCAATACCAAAAGATTCAAGATAAGTGTCTTGTTGCTCAAGATGGGCAAGACTTCAGAACTGATGATAAGACTCGAAACACAAGGTCGAAGAACCCTATTGAGAAGCATGCCTCAACTGTGTACACGAAGAACATATTCTACAGATTCTCAAAAGAATTTGAAAAGATCgaagagtattttgtgcagcaTATAGGTGACTACCAGTTCAAGCTTGTGCCAAATGACAAGTTTGTTGATGGCTATGGCACTAG ATTTGGTGTCAAGAAGCTGCCTGACCGATACATAATGGAAAGGTGGAAGCAACAGGAAATGACTGTTGGCACAAATGCTAATGCAAATCTTCAAGCTGATGTTGGGACTAGTGGTATGCTTTTGCAGAACCAAAAGGCAATAAGATTCAGCAATCTTGCCTCCACGCTCACAAAGTTTGCTCGCGAGGGATCAAACTCAGAAGATGCTTATGAAATTGTTACAAAGCACATTGGAATGATGCGATCTAAACTTGAAGatctaaagaagaagaagaagaaaaggacacGGTGTAATGAGATATCAGCTAATACTATTGCTGGTGCTCTCAATAATCCCAGCACTCCTCATGTTACAAATGCACATATGACTGCAGCTTCTGCACCTTTAACTACTGCAACTTCAGTTGCTGCATCCACAACTGCTATGTCTAGTCATACTGGACTTAGGACTATTGGAACAAATCTACATGATCCTTCTATTCCTAGTAATTCAAGAAAAGTAAAGAATCCTCAAAGATCAGTTATCAAAGggagaaaaaagtcaaaaaggCTATCTAATGGAATGAATGCACAACCAAAGAGGAGGAACCAGGGCAGCATTTGTCACTCTAATAAGCACATAGGTCCCAAGTGTccgaataaaatagaaaaaagagttcCAAATGCAGAAATGCAGGTATTCACATAG
- the LOC133892212 gene encoding uncharacterized protein LOC133892212 — translation MIEGIGFGGLLNIRTNVLPIDLTKWVISTFQSETSELVIPGRGRVSVAAETVHKILGLPRGGNKVIYDFDVEAINFIHEEYQIDDGVTPQIKTIVKRLQDNKNADEDYLRSWLMLAVSTFLCPTTCLFISPKCYPALRDLSKVKEFNWCQFVVDSLKTSVHEMQTRNSVKGCLFFLVVLYLDSLAVPNVQIPVKKRMLSHAVSKVCIGITELVGNFLGEVSEIIEGDNPMDQSESTLRRSKRTKISKEDKDNVDETSLDSDYEEEEEYDDEDYESSQDNVSDEVEQDSGADEGRDVEDEELG, via the exons ATGATAGAAGGTATTGGGTTTGGTGGGTTGCTTAACATCAGAACCAATGTGTTGCCTATTGATCTAACAAAGTGGGTGATAAGTACCTTCCAATCTGAAACAAGTGAACTTGTGATACCTGGGAGAGGGAGGGTGAGTGTTGCAGCAGAAACAGTTCACAAGATTTTGGGTCTGCCAAGGGGAGGGAATAAGGTGATCTATGACTTCGATGTTGAAGCCATCAATTTCATTCATGAGGAATACCAAATTGATGATGGTGTGACACCTCAGATCAAAACAATTGTGAAAAGACTTCAAGACAATAAGAATGCAGATGAGGATTACCTTAGGTCCTGGCTTATGTTGGCTGTGTCCACATTCTTGTGCCCAACCACTTGTTTATTCATTAGCCCAAAGTGTTATCCTGCCTTGCGCGATTTATCAAAAGTCAAGGAGTTTAATTGGTGTCAATTTGTGGTTGATTCATTGAAAACTTCTGTACATGAAATGCAGACCAGGAATTCTGTCAAGGGTTGCCTCTTCTTTCTTGTG GTATTGTATCTTGACTCATTGGCTGTTCCAAATGTTCAAATTCCTGTG AAAAAGAGGATGCTATCTCATGCTGTCAGCAAAGTTTGTATAGGTATCACAGAGCTTGTGGGCAACTTCTTAGGAGAGGTCTCTGAAATAATTGAAGGAGACAATCCCATGGATCAAAGTGAATCAACACTTAGAAGATCTAAGCGGACAAAAATCAGCAAAGAAGATAAAGATAATGTTGATGAAACATCTTTAGATTCTGATtatgaagaggaggaagaatatGACGATGAAGATTATGAATCAAGCCAAGACAATGTGAGTGATGAGGTGGAGCAGGATTCAGGTGCAGATGAAGGTAGAGATGTAGAAGATGAAGAATTGGGTTAG